From the genome of Populus alba chromosome 10, ASM523922v2, whole genome shotgun sequence, one region includes:
- the LOC118057318 gene encoding major allergen Pru ar 1: MGVITCEKEIALSIPPAKIFKAFVLDGNHLIPKAVPGVIESLSLLEGDGGPGSIKQVNFGEGTGYKYVKERIDVIDKENCIYEYTMIEGDVLGSEFEKVSNVVKFEASPDGGSICKGSSKYYTIGDIKVNEEEIDAFKEKQMGLFKAIEAYLLANPDA; encoded by the exons ATGGGTGTCATCACTTGTGAAAAAGAGATAGCTTTATCAATCCCTCCAGCCAAAATATTCAAGGCTTTTGTCCTTGATGGTAACCATCTCATTCCTAAGGCTGTGCCAGGGGTTATTGAGAGTTTATCCCTTCTTGAAGGAGATGGAGGGCCTGGATCCATCAAGCAAGTTAATTTTGGTGAAG GTACTGGATACAAGTATGTGAAGGAGAGGATTGACGTGATTGACAAGGAGAACTGCATTTATGAATACACTATGATAGAAGGCGATGTCTTGGGGAGTGAATTTGAGAAAGTGTCCAATGTGGTTAAATTTGAGGCCTCGCCTGATGGAGGATCCATCTGCAAGGGCAGCAGCAAGTACTACACCATTGGTGATATTAAGGTCAATGAAGAGGAGATAGACGCTTTTAAAGAAAAGCAAATGGGACTCTTCAAGGCCATTGAAGCCTACCTTCTGGCAAATCCTGATGCTTAA
- the LOC118057319 gene encoding uncharacterized protein isoform X2, protein MSGSGGVSTARNRGEDRFYVSPGIRKQQQLQQLKQQQKPSISKNSTVEIEKRKESDQCASNCSVSGRVGPESNSTNLDRFLEYTTPVVPAQFLPKTSVREWRTCEVQLHQNVYFVLGDLWESFKEWSAYGAGVPLLLNGSETVVQYYVPYLSGIQLYLDPSQPSLRLRPGEESDTESSRDTCSDGSSDCGAERVASNGVWQPWNQLNVTDANIKSLNRLSLRNKPFRGSSSDECEISNPPGRLIFEYMEYASPFTRQPLADQILVLASQFPELNTFRSCDLSPSSWISVAWYPIYRIPMGPTLQNLDACFLTYHSLSTSIQSQSSERMQLHGSTVRELHRSDMSLKLPLPTFGLASYKFKVSFWNPNGVYECQKASSLLRAADNWLRLLHVNHPDYSFFVSHNTSPR, encoded by the exons aTGTCAGGCTCCGGTGGTGTTTCAACTGCTCGAAACCGTGGAGAGGATCGGTTCTATGTTTCACCCGGGATCcgaaaacaacaacaattacaGCAACTGAAGCAGCAGCAGAAGCCATCGATCTCGAAGAATTCAACAGTGGAGATTGAGAAGAGGAAGGAATCCGATCAATGTGCTTCAAATTGTTCTGTCTCGGGTCGGGTTGGGCCCGAGAGTAACTCAACGAATTTGGATCGATTCTTGGAGTATACTACTCCAGTTGTACCTGCTCAGTTTCTGCCCAAG ACGAGTGTTAGAGAATGGAGAACATGTGAAGTGCAGCTTCACCAGAACGTCTATTTTGTGCTTGGGGATTTATGGGAATCTTTTAAGGAGTGGAGTGCATATGGGGCAGGTGTTCCTCTTCTGTTGAATGGGAGCGAGACTGTTGTCCAGTATTATGTTCCCTATTTGTCTGGCATTCAACTATATTTAGATCCATCACAACCCTCCCTAAGGCTGAG GCCTGGCGAGGAGAGCGATACAGAGTCATCCAGGGACACGTGTAGTGATGGTAGCAGTGACTGTGGAGCAGAGAGAGTAGCAAGCAATGGTGTTTGGCAGCCCTGGAACCAGCTTAATGTTACAGATGCAAATATTAAGAGTTTGAATAGACTCTCTCTGAGAAATAAACCCTTCAGGGGTTCATCTAGTGATGAATGCGAGATTTCCAATCCACCAGGTCGGCTTATTTTTGAATACATGGAGTATGCTTCACCATTTACACGCCAACCTTTGGCTGACCAG ATTTTGGTTCTTGCATCTCAGTTTCCAGAACTCAATACATTTAGGAGTTGTGATCTATCACCCTCAAGTTGGATTTCTGTGGCTTGGTATCCCATATATAGGATACCCATGGGTCCAACACTGCAGAATCTGGATGCCTGCTTTCTAACCTATCATTCTCTGTCAACATCCATTCAAA GTCAAAGCAGTGAGAGGATGCAACTTCATGGCTCTACTGTTAGGGAGCTTCACCGTTCTGACATGTCCCTCAAGCTACCTTTGCCTACATTCGGGCTTGCTTCCTATAAGTTTAAAGTTTCATTTTGGAATCCCAATGGAGTCTATGAATGCCAAAAGGCCAGTTCATTGCTAAGAGCTGCTGACAACTGGCTTAGGCTTTTGCATGTTAATCATCCTGACTATAGTTTCTTTGTTTCCCACAACACAAGcccaaggtga
- the LOC118057319 gene encoding uncharacterized protein isoform X1 encodes MSGSGGVSTARNRGEDRFYVSPGIRKQQQLQQLKQQQKPSISKNSTVEIEKRKESDQCASNCSVSGRVGPESNSTNLDRFLEYTTPVVPAQFLPKTSVREWRTCEVQLHQNVYFVLGDLWESFKEWSAYGAGVPLLLNGSETVVQYYVPYLSGIQLYLDPSQPSLRLRRPGEESDTESSRDTCSDGSSDCGAERVASNGVWQPWNQLNVTDANIKSLNRLSLRNKPFRGSSSDECEISNPPGRLIFEYMEYASPFTRQPLADQILVLASQFPELNTFRSCDLSPSSWISVAWYPIYRIPMGPTLQNLDACFLTYHSLSTSIQSQSSERMQLHGSTVRELHRSDMSLKLPLPTFGLASYKFKVSFWNPNGVYECQKASSLLRAADNWLRLLHVNHPDYSFFVSHNTSPR; translated from the exons aTGTCAGGCTCCGGTGGTGTTTCAACTGCTCGAAACCGTGGAGAGGATCGGTTCTATGTTTCACCCGGGATCcgaaaacaacaacaattacaGCAACTGAAGCAGCAGCAGAAGCCATCGATCTCGAAGAATTCAACAGTGGAGATTGAGAAGAGGAAGGAATCCGATCAATGTGCTTCAAATTGTTCTGTCTCGGGTCGGGTTGGGCCCGAGAGTAACTCAACGAATTTGGATCGATTCTTGGAGTATACTACTCCAGTTGTACCTGCTCAGTTTCTGCCCAAG ACGAGTGTTAGAGAATGGAGAACATGTGAAGTGCAGCTTCACCAGAACGTCTATTTTGTGCTTGGGGATTTATGGGAATCTTTTAAGGAGTGGAGTGCATATGGGGCAGGTGTTCCTCTTCTGTTGAATGGGAGCGAGACTGTTGTCCAGTATTATGTTCCCTATTTGTCTGGCATTCAACTATATTTAGATCCATCACAACCCTCCCTAAGGCTGAG AAGGCCTGGCGAGGAGAGCGATACAGAGTCATCCAGGGACACGTGTAGTGATGGTAGCAGTGACTGTGGAGCAGAGAGAGTAGCAAGCAATGGTGTTTGGCAGCCCTGGAACCAGCTTAATGTTACAGATGCAAATATTAAGAGTTTGAATAGACTCTCTCTGAGAAATAAACCCTTCAGGGGTTCATCTAGTGATGAATGCGAGATTTCCAATCCACCAGGTCGGCTTATTTTTGAATACATGGAGTATGCTTCACCATTTACACGCCAACCTTTGGCTGACCAG ATTTTGGTTCTTGCATCTCAGTTTCCAGAACTCAATACATTTAGGAGTTGTGATCTATCACCCTCAAGTTGGATTTCTGTGGCTTGGTATCCCATATATAGGATACCCATGGGTCCAACACTGCAGAATCTGGATGCCTGCTTTCTAACCTATCATTCTCTGTCAACATCCATTCAAA GTCAAAGCAGTGAGAGGATGCAACTTCATGGCTCTACTGTTAGGGAGCTTCACCGTTCTGACATGTCCCTCAAGCTACCTTTGCCTACATTCGGGCTTGCTTCCTATAAGTTTAAAGTTTCATTTTGGAATCCCAATGGAGTCTATGAATGCCAAAAGGCCAGTTCATTGCTAAGAGCTGCTGACAACTGGCTTAGGCTTTTGCATGTTAATCATCCTGACTATAGTTTCTTTGTTTCCCACAACACAAGcccaaggtga
- the LOC118057320 gene encoding protein DEHYDRATION-INDUCED 19 homolog 4, with amino-acid sequence MASDSWISRFSTSSRRYQTRSDLHEETEAEEDLKAEYLCPFCAEDFDVVGLFCHIDEDHPVEAKNGVCPVCAKRVGMDIVSHITGQHGNFFKVQRKRRLRKGGANSAFSILRKELREGSLQSLLGGSSCFVSSSNSEPDPLLSPFIFNPPGFDEAPNAKPLSSVEASSVKGSTTEEFLERKVQPHLSDKDQEEKSRKSEFVRGLLLSTILDDEL; translated from the exons atggcttCTGATTCATGGATTTCTCGCTTCTCAACTTCGTCAAGAAGATATCAGACTCGATCTG ATCTGCATGAAGAGACTGAAGCAGAAGAGGATTTGAAAGCTGAGTATTTGTGTCCGTTTTGTGCTGAGGATTTTGATGTTGTTGGTCTCTTTTGCCACATCGATGAAGACCATCCTGTTGAAGCCAAAAATGGG GTGTGTCCAGTTTGTGCTAAAAGGGTGGGGATGGACATTGTTAGTCACATTACTGGGCAGCATGGGAACTTCTTTAAG GTTCAGCGTAAGAGAAGATTGCGAAAGGGGGGAGCTAACTCAGCATTTTCTATATTGAGAAAAGAACTGCGAGAAGGAAGCTTACAATCCCTTCTTGGTGGATCTTCATGCTTTGTTTCTTCCTCCAATTCAGAACCTGATCCATTGCTTTCACCTTTCATATTTAATCCACCTGGTTTTGATGAAGCGCCGAATGCAAAACCTCTTTCTTCTGTTGAAGCAAGCTCAGTGAAGGGGAGTACAACTGAGGAGTTTCTAGAAAG GAAAGTCCAGCCACATCTGTCAGACAAGGACCAAGAGGAGAAATCCCGGAAATCAGAGTTTGTCCGAGGACTGTTGCTTTCAACCATTCTTGATGATGAGTTATGA